The following are encoded in a window of Flavobacteriales bacterium genomic DNA:
- the plsX gene encoding phosphate acyltransferase PlsX: MRIGLDIMGSDHGPAVPTRAAVMAGRELPPDVRLVLIGDEAAILEALTAEGADPAGFDVVPSRDDISMRDNPTKALTTKPESSIAKGFGMLKTGAIDAFASTGNTGAMLVGSIFSVKPIPGVIRPCIPSVVPKENGHYGILVDVGANADCKADVLVQFGLLGAMLAKHVYQIAEPKVGLLNIGEEEKKGDLLRQATYELMRDQQQYRFVGNVEGRDLFNDKADVYVTDGFTGNVVLKAVEAFHDLLEQRGVHEPFFDRFNYESYGGLPVLGVNGNVIIGHGISNDITIKNMLLFTRQVVDSKLNERIREALT; the protein is encoded by the coding sequence ATGAGGATCGGACTGGACATCATGGGAAGTGACCATGGCCCCGCCGTGCCCACCAGGGCCGCGGTGATGGCCGGTCGCGAGTTGCCGCCGGACGTGCGTCTGGTGCTCATCGGTGACGAGGCCGCCATTCTCGAGGCGCTCACCGCCGAAGGGGCGGATCCCGCCGGCTTCGATGTCGTACCCAGCCGGGACGATATCTCCATGCGCGACAATCCCACCAAGGCGCTCACCACCAAGCCCGAAAGCAGCATCGCCAAGGGTTTCGGCATGCTCAAGACCGGCGCCATCGATGCCTTCGCCAGCACGGGCAACACCGGCGCCATGCTGGTGGGCAGCATCTTCAGCGTCAAGCCCATCCCGGGCGTGATCCGGCCCTGCATCCCCAGCGTGGTGCCCAAGGAGAACGGGCACTATGGCATACTGGTGGACGTGGGGGCCAATGCCGACTGCAAGGCCGATGTGCTGGTGCAGTTCGGTCTGCTGGGCGCCATGCTGGCCAAGCACGTCTACCAGATCGCCGAGCCCAAGGTGGGGTTGCTCAACATCGGGGAGGAGGAGAAGAAAGGCGACCTGTTGCGCCAGGCCACCTATGAGCTCATGCGCGATCAGCAGCAGTACCGCTTCGTGGGCAACGTGGAGGGTCGGGATCTATTCAACGACAAGGCCGACGTGTACGTCACCGATGGGTTCACCGGCAACGTGGTGCTCAAGGCCGTGGAAGCTTTCCACGACCTGCTGGAGCAGCGCGGTGTGCACGAGCCCTTTTTCGACCGCTTCAACTATGAGAGTTATGGCGGCCTGCCGGTACTGGGTGTCAATGGCAACGTGATCATCGGCCACGGCATCAGCAATGACATCACCATCAAGAACATGCTGCTGTTCACCCGGCAGGTGGTGGACAGCAAACTGAACGAACGCATCCGCGAAGCGCTCACCTGA
- a CDS encoding RNA polymerase sigma factor: MTLAEYNHAVDAHADGIYRFALKHLRDEDRAKDVVQESFARLWVKVDQVEAAKVKSYLFTTAHHVMVDEVRKDGRSTRMEEHHDNLRTVSQSQPDLKEVLDAALATLPPIQRSVVLLRDLEGYTYEEIAELTGLNLPQVKVYIYRGRTALKEYIGQLDVLV, from the coding sequence ATGACCCTCGCGGAATACAACCATGCGGTGGATGCCCACGCGGACGGGATCTATCGCTTCGCGCTGAAACACTTGCGCGACGAGGACCGGGCGAAGGATGTGGTGCAGGAGAGCTTCGCCCGCCTTTGGGTGAAGGTGGACCAGGTGGAGGCCGCCAAGGTGAAAAGCTACCTGTTCACCACGGCCCACCATGTGATGGTGGACGAGGTGCGCAAGGATGGCCGGAGTACAAGGATGGAGGAACACCACGACAACCTGCGCACCGTGAGCCAGTCGCAACCCGATCTGAAGGAAGTGCTGGATGCCGCCTTGGCCACCCTGCCACCGATCCAGCGCAGTGTGGTGCTCCTGCGCGATCTGGAGGGATATACCTACGAGGAGATCGCCGAACTCACCGGGCTGAACCTGCCCCAGGTGAAAGTGTACATCTACCGCGGGCGCACCGCATTGAAGGAGTACATCGGCCAATTGGATGTGCTGGTATGA
- a CDS encoding DUF4271 domain-containing protein, translated as MVDEQGLRVVDPLGAEWVTLLLLAAVAVLAWVNISAPKQWRLLAQAVFRMRLGRQALREEVDLQDRTFIALLGTSVAVLTLFGWQTWALRMPAPPPSYPLLLGLVALVLVVQVVQVRLVAWLFQGDGGLDEYLTTGLLLLILLGMALLPLAVFIAFRPDLRTWALLAGSALAAALLLYRWVRGVWIGRGEGVSPGYIILYLCAAEAVPLLLLIHGFRAPIDHP; from the coding sequence ATGGTTGACGAGCAAGGCCTGCGCGTGGTGGATCCGCTGGGTGCCGAGTGGGTGACCTTGTTGCTGCTGGCCGCGGTCGCCGTGCTGGCCTGGGTCAACATCAGCGCCCCCAAGCAATGGCGGCTGCTGGCCCAGGCCGTGTTTCGCATGCGGCTGGGGCGGCAGGCCCTGCGTGAAGAAGTGGACCTTCAGGACCGCACCTTCATCGCCCTGCTGGGCACCTCGGTCGCGGTGCTCACCTTGTTCGGCTGGCAGACCTGGGCCTTGCGCATGCCCGCACCCCCGCCTTCCTATCCGCTGCTGCTGGGCCTGGTGGCACTGGTCCTCGTGGTGCAGGTGGTGCAGGTGCGGCTGGTCGCTTGGCTGTTCCAAGGCGATGGCGGCCTGGACGAGTACCTCACCACAGGACTTCTCCTGTTGATCCTGCTGGGCATGGCGCTGTTGCCGCTGGCCGTGTTCATCGCCTTCCGTCCCGACCTGCGCACCTGGGCCCTGTTGGCCGGCTCGGCGCTGGCGGCCGCGTTGCTCCTGTACCGCTGGGTGCGTGGCGTCTGGATCGGGCGTGGCGAGGGGGTCTCCCCGGGGTACATAATTCTCTACCTTTGCGCCGCCGAAGCGGTGCCCCTGCTGCTCTTGATCCACGGCTTTAGGGCACCGATCGATCACCCTTAA
- a CDS encoding glycosyltransferase: protein MADGPISGGRRAHGHVAQGGADRPLVSIVTVVFNGAATLERTIQSVLEQTYPHIEYIVVDGGSTDGTLDLLRKYEGRIDLWTSARDKGIYDAMNKGVALCTGEWVALINADDWYEPDAVERAMMAVKDRPDINIAHGDIWIHYPNGHRKVKQARRSGFLLKYWEMVLNHPSFFVRRSYYQGRPFDPELRVSGDHKWTLAAWLENPAQFHYLPVVLANFTAGGASMSIPLKRVLQEGRRVSQDLGLGPVGICIGQATRTVLYVPQYLKLLFNQYMSPLTGRRS, encoded by the coding sequence ATGGCGGATGGTCCGATCAGCGGTGGGCGGCGCGCACATGGGCATGTGGCACAGGGGGGGGCGGACCGGCCGCTGGTGAGCATCGTCACGGTGGTGTTCAACGGCGCCGCCACCTTGGAGCGGACCATCCAAAGCGTGCTGGAGCAGACGTACCCGCATATCGAGTACATCGTGGTGGATGGCGGCAGCACCGATGGCACCCTGGACCTGTTGCGGAAGTATGAGGGCCGCATCGACCTGTGGACCAGTGCGCGCGACAAGGGCATCTACGACGCCATGAACAAGGGCGTGGCATTGTGCACGGGCGAATGGGTGGCACTGATCAATGCCGACGACTGGTATGAGCCCGACGCGGTGGAACGTGCCATGATGGCCGTTAAGGACCGTCCGGACATCAACATCGCGCATGGCGACATATGGATCCACTACCCCAACGGCCACCGCAAGGTCAAGCAGGCAAGGCGGAGCGGCTTTCTGCTGAAATACTGGGAGATGGTGTTGAACCACCCCTCCTTCTTCGTGCGGCGCAGCTATTACCAAGGACGCCCCTTCGACCCGGAGCTGCGCGTGAGTGGCGACCACAAGTGGACGCTCGCGGCCTGGCTGGAGAACCCGGCCCAATTCCACTATCTGCCGGTAGTGCTGGCCAATTTCACGGCCGGAGGCGCCAGCATGAGCATTCCGCTGAAGCGCGTGCTGCAGGAAGGCCGACGGGTGAGCCAGGACCTGGGACTTGGGCCGGTGGGCATCTGCATCGGGCAGGCCACCCGCACCGTGCTCTACGTGCCACAATACCTCAAACTGCTGTTCAACCAATACATGTCACCTTTGACCGGCAGGCGAAGCTGA
- the yidD gene encoding membrane protein insertion efficiency factor YidD encodes MAKLLAYPLIALVRLYQYTISPLLPGACRYAPSCSEYGVIALRRHGAFHGGWLTLKRFLSCHPWGGHGHDPVPEHPHRHGES; translated from the coding sequence ATGGCTAAGCTGCTGGCATACCCCCTCATCGCGCTGGTGCGGCTGTACCAGTACACCATCTCGCCATTGCTGCCGGGCGCCTGCCGCTATGCCCCATCCTGTTCGGAGTATGGTGTCATCGCCTTGCGAAGACATGGGGCCTTCCACGGCGGCTGGCTCACCCTGAAGCGCTTCCTATCTTGCCACCCATGGGGCGGTCATGGCCATGACCCCGTCCCCGAACACCCCCATCGTCATGGAGAATCGTGA
- the accB gene encoding acetyl-CoA carboxylase biotin carboxyl carrier protein: protein MNINQIQDLIKFVAKSGVSEVEIEQKDFKITIKTARKEKEVQMIAAPAPSYAPPPAPAPVAAAPAPAAPAAAPASAPVSEDSKYITIKAPMIGTFYRSSGPGKPVFANVGDEIKPGKTLCIIEAMKLFNEIESEVSGKIVKVLVDDAKPVEYDQPLFLVDPA from the coding sequence ATGAACATCAACCAGATCCAGGACCTGATCAAGTTCGTGGCCAAGAGCGGCGTGAGCGAGGTGGAGATCGAGCAGAAGGATTTCAAGATCACCATCAAGACGGCCCGCAAGGAGAAGGAAGTGCAGATGATCGCGGCACCAGCGCCGTCCTATGCACCGCCACCCGCACCGGCTCCCGTGGCCGCCGCGCCGGCACCTGCCGCACCCGCCGCGGCACCAGCCTCCGCCCCGGTGTCCGAGGACAGCAAGTACATCACCATCAAGGCGCCCATGATCGGCACTTTCTACCGCTCCTCTGGACCCGGCAAGCCGGTGTTCGCGAACGTCGGTGACGAGATCAAGCCGGGCAAGACCCTGTGCATCATCGAAGCCATGAAACTCTTCAACGAGATCGAGAGCGAGGTGAGCGGCAAGATCGTGAAGGTGCTGGTGGACGACGCCAAGCCGGTGGAGTACGACCAGCCGCTGTTCCTGGTCGATCCCGCATAA
- a CDS encoding acyl-CoA dehydrogenase family protein: protein MDSTTSARPRTSTDLFQSHDHYLVDELLTEEHKLIRDTARKHVSRHLKPIIEDAFERAEFHPEIIPGLAEIGAFGPMVPQEYGGMGLDQIAYGLIMQEIERCDSGLRSLCSVQGSLVMYPIWKYGSEEQKKKWLPLLAQGKNIGCFGLTEPDHGSNPSGMVTVFQDKGDHYVLNGAKMWISNSPIADIAVVWAKAENTEGRIHGLIVERGMEGFSTPTTHGKLSLRASPTGELVFDNVKVPKANLLPNKSGLGAPLGCLDSARYGIAWGTLGVAMECYDTALRYARQRIQFGKPIGAFQLTQKKLAEMITEITKAQLLTWRLGVLRNEGRATTAQISMAKRNNVHLALTVAREARQILGGMGITNEYPIMRHMMNLESVVTYEGTHDIHLLITGAEVTGIPAFK, encoded by the coding sequence ATGGACAGCACCACCTCCGCACGCCCGCGCACCTCCACGGACCTCTTTCAAAGCCATGACCATTACCTGGTGGATGAACTCCTTACCGAGGAGCACAAGCTGATCCGCGACACGGCGCGCAAGCACGTGAGCAGGCACCTGAAGCCGATCATCGAGGACGCCTTCGAACGGGCCGAATTCCACCCGGAGATCATTCCCGGCCTGGCGGAGATCGGCGCCTTCGGGCCCATGGTGCCGCAGGAATATGGTGGCATGGGGCTGGACCAGATCGCCTACGGCCTCATCATGCAGGAGATCGAGCGCTGCGACAGCGGCCTGCGCAGCCTTTGCAGTGTGCAGGGTTCATTGGTGATGTATCCGATCTGGAAGTACGGCAGCGAAGAGCAGAAGAAGAAGTGGCTGCCTCTGCTGGCCCAGGGTAAGAACATCGGCTGCTTCGGCCTCACCGAACCGGACCATGGCAGCAACCCCAGCGGCATGGTCACCGTGTTCCAGGACAAAGGCGACCATTACGTGCTGAATGGCGCCAAGATGTGGATCAGCAACAGTCCCATCGCGGACATCGCCGTGGTGTGGGCCAAGGCGGAGAACACGGAGGGGCGGATCCATGGACTGATCGTGGAACGCGGCATGGAGGGCTTCTCCACACCCACCACGCATGGCAAGCTCTCCTTGCGCGCCAGCCCCACAGGGGAGTTGGTGTTCGACAATGTGAAGGTGCCCAAGGCGAACCTGCTGCCCAACAAGAGCGGGCTGGGCGCCCCACTGGGCTGCCTGGACAGCGCGCGCTATGGCATCGCCTGGGGCACATTGGGTGTGGCCATGGAGTGCTACGACACCGCCCTGCGCTATGCCAGGCAACGCATCCAGTTCGGCAAGCCGATCGGCGCTTTCCAGCTGACGCAGAAGAAGCTCGCCGAAATGATCACCGAGATCACCAAGGCGCAGCTGCTCACCTGGCGGCTGGGTGTGCTGCGCAACGAGGGCCGCGCCACCACCGCGCAGATCAGCATGGCCAAGCGCAACAACGTGCATCTCGCACTGACCGTGGCCCGGGAGGCACGCCAGATCCTGGGTGGCATGGGCATCACCAATGAGTACCCCATCATGCGGCACATGATGAACCTGGAAAGCGTGGTGACCTACGAAGGCACGCACGACATCCATCTGCTGATCACCGGCGCGGAAGTGACGGGGATCCCCGCGTTCAAGTAG
- a CDS encoding serine acetyltransferase, which yields MVSAANIFQDWRANRGNPKGRLVMVHFRLAHLLRRNIITAILFFWYFILYRVGVEWVLGIELPWKTRIGPGFRVDHGQALVVNDGTVFGAGCIVRNGCVIGNKRLKDGTYSKAPIFGDRVDIGANAVVIGPISIGSDVVIGAGAVVVKNVPPNSVVVGNPGRVITGH from the coding sequence ATGGTTAGCGCAGCGAACATATTCCAGGACTGGCGGGCCAACCGCGGCAACCCGAAGGGGCGGCTGGTGATGGTGCACTTCCGCCTGGCGCACCTGCTGCGGCGCAACATCATCACAGCCATCCTCTTCTTCTGGTACTTCATTCTCTATCGCGTGGGCGTGGAATGGGTCCTGGGGATCGAACTGCCTTGGAAGACGCGCATCGGGCCCGGCTTCCGGGTGGACCATGGGCAGGCGCTGGTGGTGAACGATGGCACCGTTTTCGGGGCCGGTTGCATCGTGCGCAACGGCTGCGTCATCGGCAACAAGCGGTTGAAGGACGGCACCTACAGCAAGGCGCCCATTTTCGGTGACCGGGTGGACATCGGCGCCAATGCGGTGGTCATCGGACCCATCAGTATCGGCAGCGATGTGGTCATCGGCGCGGGTGCCGTGGTGGTGAAGAACGTGCCACCGAACAGTGTGGTGGTGGGGAACCCCGGCCGGGTGATCACCGGGCATTGA
- a CDS encoding DUF177 domain-containing protein, with the protein MAHHPEHSIPFTGLKDGTHAYRFEIGREFLMSVGEDEITDGQVTVDVTLDKSTTMIVAEIHVEGPVTVHCDRCDGAMECRLSGNQRQIFQLNATEDLDDDELVALPPQAHTIDLGHYIYECVRLALPARHVHAPGQCDPEAEAALNRLAVEKEPVPDPRWAALQELKNQRP; encoded by the coding sequence GTGGCTCATCATCCGGAACATAGCATCCCCTTCACCGGTCTCAAGGACGGCACCCATGCCTATCGCTTTGAGATCGGCCGGGAATTCCTCATGAGCGTTGGGGAAGACGAGATCACCGATGGGCAGGTGACCGTGGATGTCACCTTGGACAAGAGCACCACGATGATCGTGGCGGAGATCCATGTGGAAGGCCCGGTGACCGTGCATTGCGATCGTTGCGACGGGGCCATGGAGTGCAGGCTCTCCGGTAACCAGCGGCAGATCTTCCAGCTCAACGCCACCGAGGACCTGGATGATGATGAACTGGTGGCGTTGCCCCCGCAGGCGCACACGATCGATCTCGGCCATTACATCTATGAATGCGTGCGCCTGGCCCTTCCCGCCCGGCATGTGCACGCCCCTGGCCAATGCGACCCCGAGGCGGAGGCCGCCTTGAACCGGCTGGCCGTGGAAAAAGAACCTGTGCCCGACCCCCGTTGGGCCGCCCTCCAAGAATTGAAGAACCAGCGGCCCTGA
- a CDS encoding ribonuclease P protein component, protein MATAGGGQQRNLAVARPTFRKHERLRGRVRIQELVTTGRSVHEPPFKLIGKAMSLPTVAPMQVAFAVPRRHLKLAVHRNRVKRLMREAWRLDKERWYVPLRERGVQVACLIVCQGAVKLTLAEVRMKISRAMDRWLERHG, encoded by the coding sequence ATGGCAACGGCCGGTGGCGGCCAACAGCGCAACCTGGCCGTGGCACGACCTACCTTCCGCAAGCACGAACGGCTCCGGGGCCGTGTGCGCATCCAGGAACTGGTCACCACCGGACGCTCCGTGCATGAACCCCCCTTCAAGCTGATCGGCAAGGCCATGTCACTGCCCACCGTCGCCCCCATGCAGGTGGCCTTCGCCGTGCCACGCCGACACCTCAAACTGGCCGTACACAGGAACAGGGTGAAACGCCTGATGCGCGAAGCCTGGCGGCTGGACAAGGAACGGTGGTATGTCCCATTGCGCGAACGCGGTGTCCAGGTGGCTTGTTTGATCGTGTGCCAGGGTGCGGTGAAGCTCACGCTGGCCGAGGTGCGGATGAAAATATCCCGGGCCATGGACCGTTGGTTGGAGAGGCATGGCTAA
- the accC gene encoding acetyl-CoA carboxylase biotin carboxylase subunit encodes MFKKILIANRGEIALRVIRTCREMGISTVAVYSTADKDSLPVRFADEAVCIGPPPSKESYLNMSRIIAAAEITNADAIHPGYGFLSENAKFSKLCQQHGIKFIGALPEQIEGMGDKSTAKATMIAAGVPVVPGTEGLITDLAVAKKEAKRIGYPVILKATAGGGGKGMRLVWDEKEFDEAFEKASQEAGAAFGNPGMYMEKYILEPRHIEIQIAGDQYGTFCHMSERDCSIQRRHQKLVEETPSPFMTKALRKKMGEAAKKAAAAVNYEGVGTVEFLVDKDRNFYFMEMNTRIQVEHTITEEVIDYDLIREQIKIAAGIPISGLDYEPTRHSIQCRINAEDPFNGFRPNPGKITSYHSPGGHGVRVDTHAYAGYTIPPNYDSMIGKLIVSAQTREEALAKMERALSEYVIEGIHTTIPFHLQLLQDERFRKGNFTTKFLEDFELKRP; translated from the coding sequence ATGTTCAAGAAGATCCTCATAGCCAACCGTGGTGAGATCGCCCTGCGTGTGATCCGCACCTGCCGTGAAATGGGCATCAGCACGGTGGCCGTCTATTCCACCGCTGACAAGGACAGTCTGCCTGTGCGCTTCGCCGATGAGGCCGTGTGCATCGGCCCGCCCCCCAGCAAGGAGAGCTACCTGAACATGTCGCGCATCATCGCCGCGGCGGAGATCACCAACGCCGACGCCATCCACCCCGGCTACGGCTTCTTGAGCGAGAACGCCAAGTTCAGCAAGCTCTGCCAGCAGCACGGCATCAAGTTCATAGGCGCGCTGCCCGAGCAGATCGAAGGCATGGGCGACAAGTCCACGGCCAAAGCCACCATGATCGCCGCCGGTGTTCCGGTGGTGCCCGGCACCGAGGGGCTGATCACCGACCTGGCCGTGGCCAAGAAGGAGGCCAAACGCATCGGTTATCCGGTGATCCTGAAAGCCACGGCCGGTGGTGGCGGCAAGGGCATGCGACTGGTTTGGGACGAGAAGGAGTTCGACGAGGCCTTTGAAAAGGCCAGCCAGGAAGCCGGCGCCGCCTTCGGCAACCCCGGCATGTACATGGAGAAGTACATCCTGGAGCCGCGCCACATCGAGATCCAGATCGCGGGCGACCAGTACGGCACCTTTTGCCACATGAGCGAACGCGACTGCTCCATCCAGCGCCGCCACCAGAAGCTCGTGGAGGAGACCCCAAGCCCTTTCATGACCAAGGCCCTGCGCAAGAAGATGGGCGAGGCCGCCAAGAAGGCCGCCGCCGCCGTGAATTACGAGGGTGTGGGCACCGTGGAATTCCTGGTGGACAAGGACCGCAACTTCTACTTCATGGAGATGAACACGCGGATCCAGGTGGAGCACACCATCACCGAGGAGGTGATCGACTACGATCTGATCCGCGAACAGATCAAGATCGCCGCCGGCATCCCCATCAGCGGATTGGATTACGAACCCACGCGCCACAGCATCCAGTGCCGCATCAACGCGGAGGACCCCTTCAACGGATTCCGCCCCAACCCGGGGAAGATCACCAGCTACCACAGCCCGGGCGGCCACGGCGTGCGGGTGGATACCCATGCCTACGCCGGCTACACCATCCCGCCGAACTACGACAGCATGATCGGCAAGCTCATCGTGAGCGCACAGACACGCGAGGAGGCCTTGGCGAAGATGGAGCGCGCCCTCAGCGAGTACGTCATCGAGGGCATCCACACCACCATCCCCTTCCACCTGCAACTGCTGCAGGACGAGCGTTTCCGCAAGGGGAATTTCACCACCAAGTTCCTCGAGGATTTCGAGCTGAAGCGTCCCTGA
- the rpmF gene encoding 50S ribosomal protein L32, whose amino-acid sequence MPNPKRRHSKTRTAKRRTHQKAAVPALTVDRNSGETHLRHRAYQVGDDLFYNGRLVVSANDSAE is encoded by the coding sequence ATGCCAAATCCGAAGCGCCGTCATTCCAAGACCCGCACCGCCAAGCGCCGTACCCACCAGAAGGCCGCCGTGCCGGCCCTCACCGTGGACCGTAACTCCGGCGAGACCCACCTGCGCCACCGTGCCTATCAAGTGGGTGACGACCTGTTCTACAACGGACGTCTGGTGGTTTCCGCCAACGATTCCGCCGAGTAA
- a CDS encoding ketoacyl-ACP synthase III: MMRTTAAITAVHGHVPDMVLSNTVLETMVETSDAWITERTGIKERRILKGKDQGLSVMAIEAVNGLLKKRGIGPEEIDLMIVCSVTPDRVFPATANIVCDAIGAKNAWGFDLGAACSGFLFGLVTGAQFIESGKHRKVVVVGGDKMSAIVDYEDRATCIIFGDGCGAVLLEPNTEGVGILDSILRSDGSGCQYLHQKAGGSMRPPSERTVERRDHYVYQEGKAVFKFAVTNMADVSAEIMERNGLGADDVAWLVPHQANKRIIDATAQRMGLDDSKVMVNIEKYGNTTSGTIPLCLWEWENRLKKGDNVILSAFGGGFTWGAVWVKWAYGS; encoded by the coding sequence CTGATGAGGACCACCGCAGCCATCACCGCCGTGCACGGACATGTGCCGGACATGGTGCTCAGCAATACGGTGCTGGAGACCATGGTGGAGACCAGTGACGCCTGGATCACCGAGCGCACCGGCATCAAGGAGCGGCGCATCCTGAAGGGCAAGGACCAGGGCCTGAGCGTGATGGCCATCGAGGCCGTGAACGGGCTGCTGAAGAAACGCGGCATCGGTCCGGAGGAGATCGACCTCATGATCGTCTGTTCGGTGACGCCCGACCGCGTGTTCCCTGCGACCGCCAACATCGTTTGCGACGCCATCGGCGCCAAGAACGCCTGGGGCTTCGATCTGGGCGCCGCATGCAGCGGGTTCCTCTTCGGGCTTGTCACCGGCGCGCAATTCATCGAGAGTGGCAAGCACAGGAAAGTGGTGGTGGTGGGTGGCGACAAAATGAGCGCCATCGTGGACTATGAGGACCGCGCCACCTGCATCATCTTCGGCGATGGATGCGGGGCCGTGCTGTTGGAGCCGAACACCGAGGGTGTGGGCATCCTGGACAGCATCCTGCGCAGTGACGGCAGCGGATGCCAGTACCTGCACCAGAAGGCCGGGGGCAGCATGCGCCCACCCTCCGAACGCACCGTGGAGCGGCGGGATCACTACGTGTACCAGGAAGGCAAGGCCGTGTTCAAATTCGCCGTGACCAACATGGCGGATGTGAGTGCGGAGATCATGGAGAGAAATGGTCTCGGAGCGGATGATGTCGCCTGGCTCGTTCCCCACCAGGCCAACAAACGCATCATCGACGCCACCGCCCAGCGCATGGGGCTGGACGACAGCAAGGTGATGGTGAACATCGAGAAGTACGGCAACACCACCAGCGGCACCATACCCCTGTGCCTGTGGGAGTGGGAGAACAGATTGAAGAAGGGCGACAACGTCATCCTCTCGGCCTTCGGGGGCGGCTTCACCTGGGGCGCCGTGTGGGTGAAGTGGGCCTATGGAAGTTGA
- a CDS encoding uroporphyrinogen-III synthase: protein MKIKTILVSQPPPTDEKSPYFDLARKYSLKIDFKPFIQVKAVDGQEFRQERINILDHTAIVLTSKNAVDHFFRMCKELRLTVPESMKYFCITENVAYYVQKYIVYRKRKVFIGKQTIGDLMDVIKKHKDEVYLVPSSDIQTGDIPDKLQKAGVKFSSAVFYRTVANDMSDVKDLKKYDMLVFFSPGGIESLRKNFPDFKQDGTFIAAFGPATAKAVEENGYRLDLQAPLPEAPSMTGAIELFIKRLAKKK from the coding sequence TTGAAGATCAAGACCATCCTCGTTTCGCAGCCCCCACCGACGGACGAGAAGTCGCCTTACTTCGACCTCGCCCGGAAGTACAGTTTGAAGATCGATTTCAAGCCGTTCATCCAGGTGAAAGCCGTGGATGGGCAGGAATTCCGCCAGGAACGCATCAACATCCTGGACCACACCGCCATCGTGCTCACCAGCAAGAACGCGGTGGACCACTTCTTCCGGATGTGCAAGGAATTGCGCCTCACCGTGCCGGAATCGATGAAGTATTTCTGCATCACGGAGAACGTGGCCTATTACGTCCAGAAGTACATCGTCTACCGCAAGCGCAAGGTCTTCATCGGCAAGCAGACCATCGGGGACCTGATGGACGTGATCAAGAAGCACAAGGACGAGGTGTACCTGGTGCCGAGCTCGGACATCCAGACGGGCGACATCCCGGACAAGCTGCAGAAGGCAGGGGTGAAGTTCTCCAGTGCAGTTTTCTACCGCACGGTGGCCAATGACATGAGCGATGTGAAGGACCTGAAGAAGTACGACATGCTCGTGTTCTTCAGCCCCGGCGGCATCGAGAGTCTGCGCAAGAACTTCCCGGATTTCAAGCAGGACGGCACCTTCATCGCCGCTTTCGGCCCTGCCACCGCCAAGGCCGTGGAAGAGAACGGCTACCGGCTGGACCTGCAGGCCCCCCTGCCCGAGGCCCCTTCGATGACCGGCGCCATCGAGCTTTTCATCAAGCGCCTGGCGAAGAAGAAATAG